In a genomic window of Akkermansia massiliensis:
- a CDS encoding thioredoxin family protein: MMNRHFIFALCAVLGFSVSGVSMAQSTPADKEAAAKAAKAAKVKFRWGKSLKSAQKQAEETGLPIVLLFTGTSWCGYCIKLEKEILSKKEFKQGMDGVAIGVKFEFGSSDFSKSKEAKTYRITGVPAMVVVDAEGKELGRTGYIPGQTPVQYVEFFKKYAPKTAEAK, translated from the coding sequence ATGATGAACAGACATTTTATTTTTGCGTTGTGCGCCGTCTTGGGATTCAGCGTTTCCGGCGTTTCCATGGCCCAGAGCACTCCCGCGGACAAGGAAGCCGCCGCCAAGGCCGCCAAGGCGGCGAAGGTGAAATTCCGCTGGGGCAAGAGCCTGAAGAGCGCCCAGAAGCAGGCGGAGGAAACCGGCCTTCCCATCGTCCTTCTTTTCACGGGAACGTCCTGGTGCGGCTACTGCATTAAGCTGGAGAAGGAAATCCTTTCCAAGAAGGAGTTCAAACAGGGCATGGACGGCGTGGCTATCGGCGTCAAGTTCGAGTTCGGCAGTTCTGATTTCAGCAAGTCCAAGGAAGCCAAGACGTATAGAATCACCGGCGTTCCGGCCATGGTCGTGGTGGACGCGGAGGGCAAGGAACTGGGCCGCACGGGTTATATTCCCGGCCAGACTCCTGTCCAGTACGTTGAATTTTTCAAGAAGTACGCGCCCAAGACTGCGGAGGCCAAGTAA
- a CDS encoding ferritin family protein, translating to MPEFTNAFSGQKEDRMLTHDELVRAIRFMIAAEYEAIQLYTQLAESIDNKLAQEVLLDISNEEKEHAGEFLRLLQVLAPDEQGFYDEGMGETNEKIDKLKASCPDGKCSSQAAH from the coding sequence ATGCCTGAATTTACAAATGCATTTAGTGGACAAAAAGAAGACCGGATGCTTACCCATGACGAATTGGTAAGGGCCATCCGGTTCATGATTGCTGCGGAATATGAGGCCATCCAGCTTTATACCCAGCTTGCGGAATCCATCGATAACAAGCTTGCGCAGGAAGTCCTTTTGGACATTTCCAATGAAGAAAAGGAACACGCGGGCGAATTCCTCCGCCTCCTTCAAGTGCTGGCCCCGGATGAACAGGGCTTCTACGATGAAGGGATGGGTGAAACCAATGAAAAAATTGACAAATTGAAGGCGTCCTGCCCGGACGGCAAATGCAGTTCCCAGGCCGCTCATTGA
- a CDS encoding ferritin family protein has translation MPEFTNAFSGLKEGRMLTHDELVRAIRFMIAAEYESIQIYTQLAASIDHKLAQEVLWDISNEEKEHAGEFLRLLQVLAPDEQGFYDEGMGETNEKIDKLKASCPDGKCSSQATQ, from the coding sequence ATGCCTGAATTTACAAATGCATTTAGCGGATTAAAGGAAGGCCGGATGCTTACCCATGATGAATTGGTAAGGGCCATCCGGTTCATGATTGCTGCGGAATATGAATCTATTCAGATTTATACCCAGCTTGCCGCGTCCATTGACCACAAATTGGCCCAGGAAGTCCTTTGGGATATTTCCAATGAAGAAAAGGAACACGCGGGCGAATTCCTCCGCCTCCTTCAAGTGCTGGCCCCGGACGAACAGGGTTTCTACGATGAAGGGATGGGTGAAACCAATGAAAAGATCGACAAATTGAAGGCGTCCTGCCCGGACGGCAAATGCAGTTCTCAAGCCACCCAATAA
- a CDS encoding C-GCAxxG-C-C family protein, whose protein sequence is MNGSKEDRAVRALDYFHQGYNCSQSVFAAFADVCGLTEETALKLSSPLGAGIGRMREVCGAFCGLSMLAGSLYGNSSPETGEKEKIFSLVQSLAASFKQEFGTLYCRELLGLSPERLAAETARPGERTAAYYASRPCERCIAFCARHGAELEAKARHH, encoded by the coding sequence ATGAACGGTTCCAAGGAAGACCGGGCAGTCCGGGCGCTGGATTACTTCCACCAGGGATACAACTGTTCCCAGTCCGTCTTTGCGGCTTTTGCAGACGTCTGCGGCCTGACGGAGGAAACGGCCCTGAAGCTCTCCTCCCCCCTGGGAGCGGGCATCGGACGCATGCGGGAAGTATGCGGCGCTTTTTGCGGACTGAGCATGCTGGCGGGGAGCCTGTATGGAAACAGCTCTCCGGAAACCGGAGAAAAGGAAAAAATCTTTTCCCTGGTCCAATCACTGGCCGCCTCCTTCAAGCAGGAATTCGGCACGCTTTACTGCAGGGAACTGCTGGGATTGTCTCCGGAACGCCTGGCTGCGGAGACGGCGCGCCCCGGAGAAAGAACCGCCGCCTACTACGCCTCCCGCCCCTGTGAACGCTGCATTGCCTTCTGCGCCCGCCACGGGGCCGAGCTGGAAGCAAAAGCCCGGCATCATTAA
- a CDS encoding BlaI/MecI/CopY family transcriptional regulator produces MKALDFIQIFASNVRRLDFRLSSAQVILAVIAGYRRHSTITEATRLHPNTVTNILQDLIAQGYINRFGDSRPYVYRPTADGEQLAGNLLDKNTLPSP; encoded by the coding sequence ATGAAAGCCCTGGACTTCATACAGATATTCGCCTCCAACGTCCGCAGGCTGGACTTCCGCCTCAGCAGCGCCCAGGTCATCCTGGCCGTCATTGCCGGATACAGGCGCCACAGTACCATTACGGAAGCCACGCGCTTGCATCCCAATACCGTTACCAACATCCTGCAGGACCTCATTGCACAGGGATACATCAACCGCTTCGGGGACAGCCGCCCTTACGTCTACCGCCCCACCGCGGATGGGGAACAGCTTGCAGGAAACCTGCTGGATAAAAACACCCTCCCCAGCCCATGA
- a CDS encoding portal protein, whose product MEERVAELNSVYKSLAAQRAPWETWWDRLRDYVLPRRLNREGEVSLPNRDAMDRMTDTTAVEACQKLASGHMSYITPSHDVWFKWSAPDDRGGDEAEAWYNQCSEIALKELSVSNFYTEIHECFLDRVALGTGSLFTGSSSDGRLLFTNIPCGQFACAENAEGRVDTYVREFTYTAHQARSMFGMKALGPRAREVLERGGNPYATSLRFLHVVRPRTRRSRRREQAAHMPFESVYLSLDDQVIVEEGGYMEFPYLVTRFLKWGSGPYGLAPGRLVFPAIQQVQFLNRILDTLGEVAAFPRILELANQIGEVDLRAGGRTVITPEAASLHLPREWATQGRYDVGMDRLAQKQDAIRRAYYLPMLELWSGHRGSMTATEVMARENERVLMFSPSFTLFVSDLYSTMTRIFSLLFRMGKFPRPPRAVLREGRDGSIAVGEPRVVYQSKIALVLRRLQSEGMDRSLQRLNMMMQAAPDLADHVDWDHCFRLSTRVDGAPESMLRPWADVQAMRKERADRQQGAAQAPAEEDPYASLNPLLDQLTTIQE is encoded by the coding sequence ATGGAAGAGAGAGTTGCGGAGCTGAATTCCGTGTACAAGTCCCTGGCCGCCCAGCGCGCGCCGTGGGAGACGTGGTGGGACCGCCTGAGGGATTACGTGCTGCCCCGCCGCCTGAACCGGGAAGGGGAGGTTTCCCTCCCCAACAGGGACGCCATGGACCGCATGACGGATACCACTGCCGTGGAGGCGTGCCAGAAGCTGGCCAGCGGCCATATGTCCTACATTACGCCCAGCCATGACGTGTGGTTCAAGTGGTCGGCTCCGGACGACCGGGGAGGGGACGAGGCGGAGGCCTGGTACAATCAGTGTTCGGAGATTGCCCTGAAGGAGCTGTCCGTTTCCAATTTCTATACGGAGATCCATGAGTGTTTTCTGGACCGCGTGGCTTTGGGGACCGGCAGTTTGTTTACGGGAAGTTCCTCGGACGGAAGGCTGCTGTTCACCAATATTCCGTGCGGTCAGTTCGCCTGTGCGGAGAATGCGGAAGGCCGGGTGGATACCTACGTCAGGGAGTTTACCTATACCGCCCACCAGGCGCGTTCCATGTTCGGCATGAAGGCCCTGGGGCCCAGGGCGCGGGAGGTGCTGGAACGCGGCGGCAATCCGTACGCCACGTCCCTGCGGTTCCTGCATGTGGTGCGTCCGCGCACCCGCCGGAGCCGCCGCAGGGAGCAGGCCGCCCACATGCCGTTTGAAAGCGTGTATCTGTCCCTGGACGACCAGGTGATCGTGGAGGAGGGGGGATATATGGAGTTTCCCTACCTGGTAACCCGGTTTTTGAAGTGGGGCAGCGGTCCGTACGGCCTCGCGCCCGGCAGGCTGGTGTTTCCCGCCATCCAGCAGGTTCAGTTCCTGAACCGCATTCTGGACACGCTGGGGGAGGTGGCCGCCTTCCCACGCATTCTGGAGCTCGCCAACCAGATTGGGGAGGTGGACCTGCGGGCCGGCGGCAGAACCGTCATTACCCCGGAGGCCGCCTCCCTCCACCTTCCGCGGGAGTGGGCCACGCAGGGCAGGTATGACGTCGGGATGGACCGTCTGGCGCAGAAGCAGGACGCCATCCGGCGCGCCTATTACCTGCCCATGCTGGAGCTTTGGAGCGGCCACCGCGGCAGCATGACCGCCACGGAGGTGATGGCCCGGGAGAACGAGCGCGTGCTGATGTTTTCCCCGTCCTTCACGCTGTTTGTGAGTGATCTGTATTCCACCATGACGCGCATTTTCTCCCTGCTGTTCCGCATGGGCAAGTTTCCCAGGCCTCCCCGCGCCGTTCTGCGGGAGGGGAGGGACGGCTCCATTGCCGTCGGAGAGCCCAGGGTGGTGTACCAGTCAAAGATTGCGCTGGTGCTCAGGCGCTTGCAGAGCGAGGGGATGGACCGCAGCCTTCAGCGCCTGAATATGATGATGCAGGCCGCTCCGGATTTGGCGGATCATGTGGACTGGGACCATTGCTTCCGCCTGTCCACCCGTGTGGACGGCGCTCCGGAGAGCATGCTGAGGCCCTGGGCCGATGTCCAGGCCATGCGGAAGGAACGGGCGGACCGCCAGCAGGGGGCCGCACAGGCTCCGGCGGAAGAGGATCCGTACGCTTCCCTCAATCCCTTGCTTGACCAGTTAACCACGATTCAGGAATGA